GCTGGAACACGGCATTTTCTGTTACCGGCTCTGAGGTCAGGATCATCAGTCCTTCCTCGCTGATATTGGCGAGCCGCCCGAACGGCCGGCATGCCTGTCTGTCTGTCACGCAAACGACGTCCGGGACATCCACCCGCACGGTTTTCCGCATCTCGCTCGGAATCCTGTTTTCTGCACTCATGCCGTATTCTCCCTGAATCCTACGTACGCGCCTGTTCGCCGTTGCTCAATATGCGGCGCACGGCTTCCATGGCGCGCTGTACGAAGGAGTTGCGGTCGGTGGTGATGATGCGCGCCTGTCCGTTCGCGACCAGGGTCGCCAGTTCGATCCGGTCTTTCACGCAGGCCTTG
The window above is part of the Pseudomonadota bacterium genome. Proteins encoded here:
- a CDS encoding PilZ domain-containing protein, which produces MSAENRIPSEMRKTVRVDVPDVVCVTDRQACRPFGRLANISEEGLMILTSEPVTENAVFQLSLEFCDSAGNSEPIEIGVECLWCHTGNNPDQYWAGFYIIDISDADQARIRRLTT